One segment of Brassica napus cultivar Da-Ae chromosome C3, Da-Ae, whole genome shotgun sequence DNA contains the following:
- the LOC106393790 gene encoding uncharacterized protein LOC106393790 isoform X1: MTLRPSFRSRGNPSKAASASRGSDRNQGGSFLISMKEVLDDGGSKPVVETTPTEVVAQDAAPLPEVQVPEADYQAPKGTSEVEPSRHKRPRTDQGGAPTRSSSSSSRGGTVGWSFTHSKPGSILDDSWGLAAIMRHLKSVGCPLPALKDLTNRDEYLDIAHCMGQLAGAVNRAQLRFENALCAAPNAGELAEVTEMVKAAKADLDQARVRISELEAEVTRLGSKADAQQGEIESQKLDIQVKSRRINDLEAARKIAEHQVRELIASSQDSQKNKEAEVKLAVREGKKEVAEAYGKILVCVKEKFARKKDEVNALVYAQELQANADLLKDMLNNKIQSVEEEYNQLVALLPEATTAYEKAQVSDFSVSKLPLPQISESSAPVEAAIGGDGNVVDEGVPAGAGDPIQEEKED; this comes from the exons ATGACTCTGCGACCATCATTCCGTTCTAGGGGTAACCCCTCTAAAGCTGCCAGTGCTTCTCGTGGAAGCGACAGGAACCAAGGAGGATCGTTCCTTATCTCAATGAAGGAAGTTTTGGACGACGGAGGATCCAAACCTGTTGTCGAGACTACTCCAACTGAGGTTGTAGCTCAGGATGCTGCTCCTCTCCCTGAGGTCCAGGTGCCGGAGGCTGACTACCAGGCTCCGAAGGGTACCTCTGAGGTCGAGCCGTCGAGACACAAGAGGCCCAGGACCGATCAGGGCGGAGCTCCCACccgttcttcttcctcgtcctctagaGGAGGGACTGTTGGGTGGAGCTTTACCCATTCGAAGCCTGGGTCGATCCTGGACGACTCTTGGGGCCTAGCTGCGATAATGAGGCACCTGAAGAGCGTGGGATGTCCCCTTCCAGCGCTCAAGGACCTGACTAACCGAGATGAGTATCTCGATATTGCTCACTGTATGGGTCAG TTGGCTGGGGCTGTTAACAGGGCCCAGCTCAGGTTTGAGAATGCTCTGTGTGCTGCCCCCAATGCTGGTGAACTTGCTGAGGTTACCGAGATGGTTAAGGCAGCCAAAGCCGATCTTGACCAAGCCCGGGTTCGAATTTCTGAACTCGAAGCCGAAGTGACGAGGCTAGGCTCGAAGGCCGATGCTCAGCAAGGAGAGATCGAGAGTCAAAAGCTCGATATCCAGGTGAAGAGCAGGAGGATCAATGATTTGGAGGCTGCTCGAAAGATAGCTGAGCATCAAGTACGTGAGCTCATTGCCTCATCCCAGGATAGCCAGAAGAACAAGGAAGCTGAAGTCAAGCTGGCTGTCAGGGAAGGGAAGAAAGAAGTCGCCGAAGCTTACGGCAAGATCCTGGTCTGTGTTAAGGAGAAGTTTGCTAGGAAGAAAGATGAGGTCAACGCCTTGGTGTACGCTCAGGAGCTCCAAGCTAATGCCGACCTCTTGAAGGATATGCTGAACAACAAGATCCAAAGCGTTGAAGAGGAGTACAACCAATTGGTGGCCTTATTACCAGAAGCGACAACTGCGTATGAGAAGGCTCAAGTCTCTGACTTCTCGGTCAGCAAGCTTCCTCTTCCCCAGATCTCGGAGAGTTCAG CTCCAGTCGAGGCAGCTATAGGAGGTGATGGCAATGTGGTCGATGAGGGAGTTCCTGCCGGTGCTGGTGATCCGATTcaggaagagaaggaagattga
- the LOC106393790 gene encoding uncharacterized protein LOC106393790 isoform X2 produces the protein MTLRPSFRSRGNPSKAASASRGSDRNQGGSFLISMKEVLDDGGSKPVVETTPTEVVAQDAAPLPEVQVPEADYQAPKGTSEVEPSRHKRPRTDQGGAPTRSSSSSSRGGTVGWSFTHSKPGSILDDSWGLAAIMRHLKSVGCPLPALKDLTNRDEYLDIAHCMGQLAGAVNRAQLRFENALCAAPNAGELAEVTEMVKAAKADLDQARVRISELEAEVTRLGSKADAQQGEIESQKLDIQVKSRRINDLEAARKIAEHQVRELIASSQDSQKNKEAEVKLAVREGKKEVAEAYGKILVCVKEKFARKKDEVNALVYAQELQANADLLKDMLNNKIQSVEEEYNQLVALLPEATTAYEKAQVSDFSVSKLPLPQISESSVEAAIGGDGNVVDEGVPAGAGDPIQEEKED, from the exons ATGACTCTGCGACCATCATTCCGTTCTAGGGGTAACCCCTCTAAAGCTGCCAGTGCTTCTCGTGGAAGCGACAGGAACCAAGGAGGATCGTTCCTTATCTCAATGAAGGAAGTTTTGGACGACGGAGGATCCAAACCTGTTGTCGAGACTACTCCAACTGAGGTTGTAGCTCAGGATGCTGCTCCTCTCCCTGAGGTCCAGGTGCCGGAGGCTGACTACCAGGCTCCGAAGGGTACCTCTGAGGTCGAGCCGTCGAGACACAAGAGGCCCAGGACCGATCAGGGCGGAGCTCCCACccgttcttcttcctcgtcctctagaGGAGGGACTGTTGGGTGGAGCTTTACCCATTCGAAGCCTGGGTCGATCCTGGACGACTCTTGGGGCCTAGCTGCGATAATGAGGCACCTGAAGAGCGTGGGATGTCCCCTTCCAGCGCTCAAGGACCTGACTAACCGAGATGAGTATCTCGATATTGCTCACTGTATGGGTCAG TTGGCTGGGGCTGTTAACAGGGCCCAGCTCAGGTTTGAGAATGCTCTGTGTGCTGCCCCCAATGCTGGTGAACTTGCTGAGGTTACCGAGATGGTTAAGGCAGCCAAAGCCGATCTTGACCAAGCCCGGGTTCGAATTTCTGAACTCGAAGCCGAAGTGACGAGGCTAGGCTCGAAGGCCGATGCTCAGCAAGGAGAGATCGAGAGTCAAAAGCTCGATATCCAGGTGAAGAGCAGGAGGATCAATGATTTGGAGGCTGCTCGAAAGATAGCTGAGCATCAAGTACGTGAGCTCATTGCCTCATCCCAGGATAGCCAGAAGAACAAGGAAGCTGAAGTCAAGCTGGCTGTCAGGGAAGGGAAGAAAGAAGTCGCCGAAGCTTACGGCAAGATCCTGGTCTGTGTTAAGGAGAAGTTTGCTAGGAAGAAAGATGAGGTCAACGCCTTGGTGTACGCTCAGGAGCTCCAAGCTAATGCCGACCTCTTGAAGGATATGCTGAACAACAAGATCCAAAGCGTTGAAGAGGAGTACAACCAATTGGTGGCCTTATTACCAGAAGCGACAACTGCGTATGAGAAGGCTCAAGTCTCTGACTTCTCGGTCAGCAAGCTTCCTCTTCCCCAGATCTCGGAGAGTTCAG TCGAGGCAGCTATAGGAGGTGATGGCAATGTGGTCGATGAGGGAGTTCCTGCCGGTGCTGGTGATCCGATTcaggaagagaaggaagattga